One window from the genome of Paenibacillus azoreducens encodes:
- a CDS encoding LacI family DNA-binding transcriptional regulator: protein MKKVTMQQIADYLGVSKFVVSKALSGKGGVSESTRNRVIQAASQLGYFSKKNTYMKNQPLTKNSSFTPREKSVIILMPNTRFQTKDSLYWGKILEGISERLEAKGLGMVIVSESRVDHFINVLNPEGILGMIGVGQIDSSLLLEVHRLGIPMVLVDHEDSLIPTDTVFANNGDSVARLCNHLIGLGHTRIQFLGNVEFSRSFRDRWYGFRTVLEENGLETPSLNDPMLMLRGVDTGQFVPDFEAWILAHKKAHQMPTALVCANDSIALRVLEVLKNNEIDVPYEISVTGFDNIDDASRSEPTLTTVHVSKEAMGRRAVQKLIERISYPDQALEKILVAAELVHRDSTASISRI from the coding sequence TTGAAAAAAGTGACGATGCAGCAAATCGCAGACTATTTGGGCGTCTCTAAATTTGTCGTCTCCAAGGCCCTTTCTGGAAAGGGAGGCGTCAGTGAATCCACAAGAAACCGGGTAATTCAGGCAGCCTCCCAGTTAGGTTATTTTTCCAAAAAGAACACCTATATGAAAAATCAGCCTCTCACGAAAAACTCCTCCTTTACACCCAGGGAAAAATCAGTCATTATATTGATGCCAAATACCCGTTTTCAGACAAAAGATTCCTTATATTGGGGAAAGATTTTGGAAGGAATTTCTGAGAGATTAGAAGCCAAGGGGCTTGGTATGGTCATTGTCTCTGAATCCAGGGTGGATCATTTCATTAATGTCCTGAATCCTGAAGGAATTCTAGGGATGATTGGAGTGGGACAAATTGATAGCTCTTTGCTGCTGGAAGTCCATCGTCTCGGAATCCCCATGGTGCTTGTGGATCATGAGGACAGTCTGATCCCTACGGATACGGTATTTGCCAACAATGGAGATAGTGTTGCTCGTCTGTGCAACCATTTAATTGGTCTCGGACATACACGCATCCAATTTCTCGGGAATGTTGAATTCAGTCGCAGCTTTCGTGACAGATGGTACGGTTTTCGGACGGTATTGGAGGAAAACGGGCTTGAAACGCCAAGCCTTAATGATCCGATGCTTATGCTTAGAGGCGTGGATACTGGGCAATTTGTGCCGGATTTCGAAGCTTGGATTTTGGCTCACAAGAAAGCGCACCAAATGCCTACTGCGCTTGTATGCGCAAACGATTCGATTGCACTTCGGGTGCTGGAGGTGCTCAAAAATAACGAAATCGACGTTCCCTATGAAATTTCGGTAACTGGCTTTGATAATATCGATGATGCTTCCCGAAGCGAACCGACGCTCACAACAGTCCATGTTTCGAAGGAAGCAATGGGCCGAAGAGCTGTCCAAAAGCTGATCGAGCGGATATCATATCCAGATCAAGCGCTTGAGAAAATTCTGGTGGCTGCAGAGCTTGTACATCGCGATTCAACTGCCTCAATCTCGAGGATATAG